One part of the Hydra vulgaris chromosome 01, alternate assembly HydraT2T_AEP genome encodes these proteins:
- the LOC136074048 gene encoding zinc finger MYM-type protein 1-like — protein sequence MLKKIKPVTSFFNISSDTNTTYDAGASTSQDVSEKLVDILSDQSETSLASLSFDVSNSEVSAVLLPDTHEKHFEMNLSQESSLASNDFVLASNPQLHEAQQDITDVVIVSDDPALWSISFNERERIDIVKKGPTQVKQINFKADKSGRRFNTSFYTRVLANGEEVSRSWLVYSIQNNSVFCFCCKIFPTRKICLSLTEGYSDWKNIGSSLKQHDKSQDHISCMQKWMNTSVNLKSNATIDQNLQRMIENEKKHWRLVLERLFAIVLMLAKRSLPFREHREQLYQPNNGNFLAQVELIAKFDPVMLEHRKRIKNKECFDTYLGKDVQNEIIGLISRRILKTIVSSVQSSKYSSVIMDCTPDVSHKEQISILLRCVKINQEEVQIEEFFCGFFHITDSTGFLNLLAEYNLDQMSCRGQSYDNGANMRGQYKGVQALIKEKNPTALYVPCANHTFNLMVCDAAKSVSIAINFFGTVQRIFTFFAASTVRWDILQSVCKMTVKSLSDTRWESRINSIKVVKDNLVQIIEALYKVADSSSIGVAISEANGLANEISSYQFILSLTIWHDLLFEINKVSKVMQNFSADISIMIKLVETTKIFLESFRSDESFEAIVKKSEEIAIKLGTEPVFPQVRLSQKRRFFEYEGTDTPLNGKSKYKVDFFNAIIDVALVSFNERFKMLDSYNKILGFLTRTEKMRSLDANELLNDCKNLEILLRNPSTEESDVNHEELYSEINTFLRMEASAESKDALEILKYITASSLIEIFPNLFIALRILLTSPISVASAERSFSILKLIKNYLRSTMGQDRLSALALISIENKISRSLDCSDLIDEFASLKVRKVKF from the coding sequence atgttaaagaaaattaaaccagtgacaagtttttttaatatatcatcaGATACTAACACAACTTATGATGCAGGTGCTAGTACTTCGCAAGATGTTTCAGAAAAATTGGTAGATATTTTATCAGACCAATCTGAAACATCTTTAGCGTCTTTATCTTTTGATGTTTCAAATTCTGAAGTTTCTGCTGTCCTATTACCGGACACCcatgaaaaacattttgaaatgaATTTGTCTCAAGAGTCTTCGTTAGCTtctaatgattttgttttagcTTCGAATCCTCAATTGCATGAAGCACAACAAGACATAACTGATGTGGTTATTGTTTCCGACGACCCGGCGTTATGGTCTATTTCGTTTAATGAACGAGAAAGAAtcgatattgttaaaaaaggacCGACTCaggttaaacaaataaattttaaagccGATAAATCGGGTCGCAGATTTAATACTAGTTTCTACACGAGAGTTCTTGCTAACGGTGAAGAAGTTTCTAGAAGCTGGCTAGTGTATTCTATACAAAATAATTCGGTATTTTGCttttgttgcaaaatttttCCTACCCGAAAAATATGTTTATCGTTGACTGAAGGTTATTCAGATTGGAAAAACATAGGTTCTAGCTTAAAACAACATGATAAATCCCAGGATCACATTAGCTGTATGCAAAAATGGATGAATACGtcagttaatttaaaatcaaatgcaacaattgatcaaaatttgcaGAGAATGATAGAAAATGAGAAGAAACATTGGCGCTTGGTACTTGAACGTCTTTTTGCTATAGTGCTAATGTTAGCTAAAAGATCATTACCTTTTCGGGAACACCGTGAGCAACTTTATCAGCCTAATAATGGAAACTTCTTGGCACAAGTAGAACTTATAGCAAAATTTGATCCAGTTATGTTAGAGCATCGCaaacgaataaaaaataaagaatgctTTGACACTTATCTTGGAAAAGATGTGCAGAATGAAATAATTGGACTTATATCGAGAAGAATACTGAAAACTATCGTATCTTCTGTACAGTCATCAAAATATTCTTCTGTTATCATGGATTGCACTCCTGATGTAAGTCATAAGGAACAGATTTCAATTCTTTTGAGATGCGTTAAAATTAATCAGGAAGAAGTACaaattgaagaatttttttgtggtttttttcACATAACTGATAGCactggttttttaaatttattagctgAGTATAATTTGGATCAAATGAGTTGTCGCGGGCAATCGTATGATAATGGTGCTAACATGCGAGGGCAATACAAAGGGGTTCAAGCtttaatcaaagaaaaaaatcccACAGCTCTTTACGTTCCATGTGCTAACCACACATTTAATCTAATGGTATGTGATGCTGCGAAATCAGTATCAAttgcaattaacttttttggtACTGTTCAAcgaatttttacattttttgctgCATCAACCGTTCGATGGGACATACTGCAAAGTGTTTGTAAAATGACTGTTAAATCATTATCAGATACGCGTTGGGAAAGCcgtataaatagtataaaagttgtaaaagatAATTTGGTTCAAATTATAGAAGCTTTATACAAAGTTGCAGATTCAAGTTCAATTGGAGTTGCTATTTCTGAAGCTAACGGTCTTGCAAATGAGATATCCTCATATCAGTTTATACTTTCACTTACAATTTGGCATgatttattgtttgaaattaacAAAGTAAGTAAAGTTATGCAGAATTTCTCGGCAGATATTTCTATTATGATAAAATTGGTGGAAACtacgaaaatttttttagaatcattCAGAAGTGATGAATCATTTGAAGCGATTGTTAAAAAATCTGAAGAAATAGCTATAAAATTAGGTACTGAGCCAGTATTCCCTCAAGTGCGGCTTAGCCAAAAACGACGTTTTTTTGAATATGAAGGAACTGATACACCTCTAAATGGAAAGTCTAAATAtaaagtagatttttttaatgcaataattGATGTTGCATTAGTAAGCTTTAATGAAAGATTCAAAATGCTTGATTCatacaacaaaatattaggttttttaACCCGTACCGAAAAAATGCGAAGTTTAGATGCAAATGAATTGTTGAATGattgtaaaaatttagaaatattactGAGAAATCCTAGTACAGAAGAATCGGACGTGAACCATGAAGAGTTATACTCggaaataaatacatttttaagaatGGAAGCTTCGGCGGAATCGAAAGATGCACTGGAAATTTTGAAGTATATTACGGCAAGTTCTTTAATCgaaatttttccaaatttatttattgccCTACGAATTTTACTAACTTCCCCTATTTCAGTGGCAAGCGCAGAGAGGTCATTTTCCATattaaaactcataaaaaactatttacgtTCCACTATGGGTCAAGACCGCTTATCTGCATTAGCTTTAATTtccattgaaaataaaataagtcgGTCCTTGGACTGTTCTGATTTAATTGATGAGTTTGCGTCTTTAAAAGTCAGAAAGGTTAAGTTTTAA